A section of the Flavobacterium ardleyense genome encodes:
- a CDS encoding Rossmann-fold NAD(P)-binding domain-containing protein, producing the protein MKQVSILGCGWLGFPLAKSFIQKDWIVKGSTTSLDKMEVLKQAKIIPYQIELSVDDVSGEFKEFLKGSDILIINIPPQIKTAKGPFVEKMKLLMPIIKGSTISKLLFVSSTSVYSDKDGVVTEKSNRDGSTESGTQLIETEKYLENLDFLQTTIVRFGGLIGADRNPAKYLAGRKGVDSPNAAVNLIDQQDCIAIIHAIIDKEAWGTSFNAATPDHPTKEDYYTRKTLEANLEPPSFDYSNLGTGKIISSEKLIKELDYHFKTSKL; encoded by the coding sequence ATGAAACAAGTAAGTATTTTAGGCTGCGGTTGGCTGGGGTTTCCATTGGCAAAATCATTCATCCAAAAAGACTGGATCGTAAAAGGTTCAACAACCTCATTAGATAAGATGGAAGTTTTAAAACAAGCCAAGATTATTCCCTATCAGATTGAGCTTTCGGTCGACGACGTTTCAGGCGAGTTTAAAGAATTTTTAAAAGGTTCTGACATACTTATTATTAATATTCCACCTCAAATAAAAACTGCAAAAGGTCCTTTTGTCGAAAAGATGAAACTATTGATGCCAATCATTAAAGGATCTACAATTTCAAAATTGCTTTTCGTTAGTTCAACTTCTGTCTACTCTGATAAAGACGGAGTAGTTACCGAAAAATCAAATCGCGATGGATCCACAGAATCAGGAACGCAGTTGATCGAAACAGAAAAATATCTGGAAAATTTAGATTTCTTGCAGACCACTATCGTACGTTTCGGCGGATTAATTGGAGCAGACAGAAATCCCGCAAAATATTTAGCTGGACGTAAAGGAGTGGATAGTCCGAATGCTGCAGTAAACCTAATAGATCAGCAAGATTGTATTGCAATTATTCACGCAATTATCGATAAGGAGGCTTGGGGAACCTCATTTAATGCTGCGACTCCAGATCATCCTACAAAGGAAGATTACTATACTAGAAAAACTTTAGAAGCTAATTTAGAGCCACCTTCTTTTGATTACTCAAATCTTGGAACTGGGAAAATAATCTCTTCAGAAAAGCTAATCAAAGAACTCGATTATCATTTTAAAACCTCGAAGCTATAA